CCGCGCTGGCCAGTGCGGTGGTGTTCCTGCTCGCCGATTCCGTGCCACTGCTGCTGATCGGCCGGGTGCTGTCAGGCTTGTCGGCCGGACTCTTCACCGGAACGGCCACGGCGGCCGTCATCGAGGCCGCCCCGCACGCCTGGAAGACCCGCGCCGCGGCGGTCGCGACGGTGGCCAACATCGGTGGCCTGGGAGCCGGCCCGCTGCTGGCCGGTCTACTGGTGCAATACGCGCCGCAACCTCTCCAGCTGCCGTTCCTGGTTCACATCGGCCTCGCTCTGCTGGCGGGCATCGCAGTGTTCGTGGTGCCGGAGACGTCGGCGTGCGAAGGCCGAATCGGGTTGCAGCGGCTGTCCGTACCCAACGAGGTGCGGACCGTCTTCGTCATCGCCGCCCTGGCTGCCTTCGCCGGATTCGCAGTGACAGGCCTGTTCACCGCGGTCGCACCGTCGTTTCTGTCGACGGTGATCGGCGTCGTCAACCATGCGGTGGCCGGCGCGATCGCCTGCTCGATCTTCGCGGCATCGGCACTGACCCAGATTGCCGCGAATCGAATGGCGGCTGAGCGGGCCGTAGCGGTCGGGTGCGGGCTGCTGATCGTGGGCATGATGATTCTGACTGCGGCACTGTATTTCTCGTCACTGCCCGGCCTGATCGCAGCGGCCGTCGTATCCGGTATCGGCCAGGGCATGAGCTTCAGCCGGGGCCTGGCCGCAGTCGTCGAACGCGCCCCGGCCCAGCGTCGGGCGGAGGTCAGCTCCACCTACTTCGTCGTCGCCTACGTCGCCATCTCCCTTCCGGTGATCGGCGAGGGCCTGGCCGCGCAGTCGCTGGGTCTGCGCACCGCGGGTATCACCTTCGCGATCACCGTCGCGGCGCTGGCCGCGATCTGTCTGACCGCGATCCTGGTCGCGGAAGCCCGGGCAAAGTCGAG
The window above is part of the Mycolicibacterium fortuitum subsp. fortuitum genome. Proteins encoded here:
- a CDS encoding MFS transporter, encoding MVGTTLPTPMYALYADRMHFAVLTTTVIYATYAGGVLFALLVFGRWSDAVGRRPMLLAGVAAALASAVVFLLADSVPLLLIGRVLSGLSAGLFTGTATAAVIEAAPHAWKTRAAAVATVANIGGLGAGPLLAGLLVQYAPQPLQLPFLVHIGLALLAGIAVFVVPETSACEGRIGLQRLSVPNEVRTVFVIAALAAFAGFAVTGLFTAVAPSFLSTVIGVVNHAVAGAIACSIFAASALTQIAANRMAAERAVAVGCGLLIVGMMILTAALYFSSLPGLIAAAVVSGIGQGMSFSRGLAAVVERAPAQRRAEVSSTYFVVAYVAISLPVIGEGLAAQSLGLRTAGITFAITVAALAAICLTAILVAEARAKSSGST